One stretch of Harmonia axyridis chromosome 1, icHarAxyr1.1, whole genome shotgun sequence DNA includes these proteins:
- the LOC123671610 gene encoding neogenin isoform X2 yields the protein MRNKDGTEFKEATVKAHVLEFTIEPTDTVVENGQSAVLDCMVKASQHQSTVLIQWLDGDRQKLTFSGDTYRSQLTNGSLYITSVSEELGLTGTYRCMATLPNIGSIVSRNATLSVASLSGFHDGPRDLTVFVGQKAYFACRVQALPQPKIKWLKDERPFHLDDLRMTILPSGALEIDEVVESDQGAYRCNASSLNSYNLSSKAILKVDADIDKATQITAPNFIAKPHREVVIEGQEVSLDCAANGYPKPSIKWLKDGVTIDMNDLDSRYSLVGTTSSLRITNIQESDTGTYQCRAHNKEDSDDASATIDVQVPPRFLVKPDDIIEFEKKDIQLNCSVYGKPTPKIEWLRNGEPLLSSDYYQIVNGHNLKIMGLVLGDSGLIQCTAYNSAGNVQTAANVKVLKAESKKVKHKGAPKKVPALDTGKLLKNQSFTLFSSLKSEKTAKLSDVDFSHLYQRANFKPGPTNDLKNFNPMSAFSSLVSSDANDTDIEYFQANLPTYPKPISGQQQAGKKDGVEIGAPQDVKAPVIKGRFIILSWKPPVGNAEDIEGYSVYYQQEGSERERVQNSSRSKLEEIKIGGLIPGRVYHFRVVPFSSKASGHTSKVLTITTLAEEQVPSPPLFFEAYATGARSIHVSWRPPENPIGTVEKYTVYYMETRSSIEHHIDTNELEWDFNNNLGVYTEYSLWVVAVNQNGPGAATEEKIVRTFGDIPSEPPFNVSIEAASTSLTVLWQPPPLYAQNGIITGYKIKMRKTGSKKAQTTTASANERSYVFTDLDKETGYQIRLWAMNTNGTGPPTDWYTAETNENVLDESKVPDKPGPLTVRPFSDKVFVSWTPPKNQNIKIRNYILGWGKGVPDMLSEELDDKTRSYMIERLEPNSEYVISLRVSNQMGAGIPAYANVRTQDEPPPEPPQPLIPPIGLKAHVLSKDSVVLYWTDTTLGKKQIINDDNRYYVVKYAADKSLKSKFLNVSDLNVMISDLKPNTLYEFSVKLVRGRKESPWSMVVTNSTWDTPPSAAPRDLDVHMTEDTQQVELSWQPPKMSGSRVTGYIIFYTDNVAKSDREWSVLAIKGDKHTSIIPDLKPFTEYFFKIQARNGRGVGPFSTVVTFKTGQTVGIAHSSRGQASDSDSIFTVDVLLYLIIVGCAIAVTTGSIVIAYLCCQRKPPPATSPDRSKKGYQKGNQNIKPPDLWIHHDQMELKNLEKSHSSNDAASSSGALTLPRSVGGNDYDNHDNIHSSSLDKRTYVPSYMAIATPINTAGISQSSTDSTPSSKPPYTRTQYSAPRAHVTVDAGHPNTALIENPYASHPSNIPIGFEGMPSYISQAPPVAHVPSTSGYAPGMSVLAESQGGKRLQGQGHPLKSFTVPAPPPISAPGTPQAKHIVSQPQVTIRPNCSPFKKLPPSQMGSLTPPSRISASNPPPHTTDEIQRLQPSHSTEELNQEMANLEGLMLTLNAITANEFEC from the exons CTCATGTTCTCGAGTTCACGATAGAACCCACAGACACGGTGGTAGAAAATGGTCAATCTGCCGTTCTGGACTGTATGGTCAAAGCATCGCAACATCAGTCAACTGTCCTTATACAATGGCTAGATGGAGACAGGCAAAAACTAACTTTTTCTGGTGATACTTATAG ATCTCAGCTCACAAATGGATCATTGTACATCACCAGTGTCAGCGAAGAATTGGGATTAACTGGTACCTACAGATGTATGGCGACGTTGCCAAACATAGGTTCCATCGTGAGCCGTAATGCAACTCTCAGTGTAGCCA GTCTCTCCGGTTTCCACGATGGTCCACGAGATTTGACCGTCTTCGTTGGCCAGAAGGCTTATTTTGCTTGTAGAGTCCAGGCTCTGCCTCAGCCCAAGATAAAATGGTTGAAAGACGAGAGGCCGTTCCACTTGGATGACTTGAGGATGACCATCCTGCCTTCTGGTGCGCTAGAAATAGATGAAGTGGTTGAATCGGACCAAGGAGCTTACAG ATGTAACGCTTCAAGCTTAAACTCTTACAATTTAAGTAGCAAAGCTATATTAAAGGTTGACGCGGATATCGACAAAGCCACCCAAATAACAGCTCCGAACTTCATAGCAAAGCCACATAGGGAGGTGGTTATCGAGGGTCAAGAAGTTTCGCTAGATTGTGCAGCTAACGGTTATCCCAAGCCATCTATCAAATGGCTTAAGGATGGAGTAACTATCGACATGAA tgaCTTGGATAGTAGGTACAGTTTGGTTGGTACCACTAGTTCTCTCAGGATTACCAACATACAAGAGTCGGATACTGGGACATATCAATGCCGAGCACACAATAAGGAAGATAGTGACGATGCTTCTGCTACAATTGATGTTCAA gTGCCTCCAAGGTTTTTAGTAAAACCAGACGATATAATAGAATTCGAAAAGAAAGACATTCAGTTGAACTGTAGTGTGTACGGTAAACCTACGCCTAAAATCGAATGGCTCAGGAATGGAGAACCCTTACTTTCTAGCGATTATTATCAAATCGTTAACGG CCATAACCTCAAAATAATGGGGCTAGTATTGGGGGATTCAGGACTGATTCAATGTACGGCCTACAACTCTGCAGGAAATGTTCAGACAGCAGCTAATGTCAAGGTCCTGAAAGCAG AGTCGAAGAAGGTCAAGCACAAGGGCGCGCCCAAAAAGGTGCCAGCCCTCGATACGGGCAAGCTCCTCAAGAACCAGTCGTTCACGTTGTTCTCCAGTCTGAAATCGGAAAAGACAGCGAAACTGTCAGACGTCGACTTCAGCCACCTCTATCAGAGGGCTAACTTCAAGCCGGGTCCGACCAATgacctgaaaaatttcaatccGATGAGCGCCTTCTCCTCATTGGTTAGCAGCGACGCGAACGACACGGACATTGAGTATTTCCAAGCTAACCTTCCCACCTACCCTAAACCCATTTCAGGACAGCAGCAGGCCGGTAAGAAGGATGGAGTTGAGATTGGGGCGCCTCAGGACGTTAAAGCTCCTGTGATCAAGGGTAGGTTCATCATACTAAGCTGGAAGCCGCCGGTGGGCAATGCGGAAGACATCGAGGGTTATTCTGTCTACTACCAACAGGAGGGGAGCGAGAG AGAAAGGGTACAAAACTCAAGCCGTTCAAAGCTGGAAGAAATCAAAATCGGTGGTCTGATCCCAGGAAGAGTGTATCACTTCCGCGTTGTGCCCTTCAGTTCCAAAGCCTCGGGTCACACATCCAAAGTATTGACCATAACCACATTAGCCGAAGAACAAGTTCCAAGTCCACCTCTCTTCTTCGAAGCTTATGCCACAGGTGCCAGATCTATACACGTCAGCTGGAGACCACCAGAGAATCCGATAGGAACGGTAGAAAAATACACAGTATACTATATGGAG ACAAGATCATCTATCGAACACCATATCGATACCAACGAACTGGAATGGGATTTCAATAATAACTTGGGAGTGTATACGGAATACAGCTTATGGGTTGTTGCTGTCAATCAGAATGGACCCGGAGCTGcaactgaagaaaaaattgttagAACTTTTGGAGACATACCTTCAGAACCACCATTTAACGTTTCAATCGAAGCTGCCAGCACT AGTTTAACAGTTCTTTGGCAGCCTCCGCCACTTTATGCACAAAACGGTATAATAACGggttataaaattaaaatgagAAAGACTGGTTCGAAAAAAGCTCAAACTACCACTGCCTCTGCCAATGAAAGAAGTTACGTTTTCACTGATTTAGATAAAGAAACAGGGTATCAGATAAGGTTATGGGCCATGAATACCAATGGTACAGGACCTCCAACGGATTGGTACACTGCTGAAACGAATGAAAATGTCCTTGATGAAAGCAAAGTGCCTGATAAACCTGGCCCCCTTACAG TTCGGCCGTTTTCTGACAAAGTATTTGTAAGTTGGACTCCGCCAAAAAATCAGAacataaaaatcagaaattacATCTTGGGATGGGGTAAAGGAGTCCCAGATATGTTATCCGAAGAACTTGATGATAAAACAAGGAGTTATATGATTGAAAGATTAG aaccaAATTCTGAATATGTGATAAGTTTGAGAGTGAGTAATCAAATGGGAGCTGGAATACCAGCTTATGCTAATGTTAGAACTCAAGATGAGCCTCCACCAGAGCCACCACAACCTCTAATTCCACCTATAGGCCTTAAAGCTCATGTATTGAGTAAAGATTCTGTCGTATTATATTGGACTGATACCACCCTAGGAAAGAAACAG atAATCAATGATGATAATCGTTATTATGTGGTGAAGTATGCTGCTGATAAAAGTTTGAAAagtaaatttttgaatgtgtcCGATTTGAATGTGATGATAAGTGATCTCAAACCGAATACTCTTTATGAATTTTCTGTCAAATTGGTTAGAG GTCGAAAAGAAAGTCCTTGGAGTATGGTGGTAACTAACAGCACTTGGGACACGCCCCCCAGTGCTGCACCTAGAGATCTTGACGTTCACATGACAGAAGATACACAACAAGTGGAGTTGTCATGGCAACCACCTAAAATGTCTGGCTCACGAGTAACAG GTTATATAATATTCTACACTGATAATGTCGCTAAAAGCGATAGGGAGTGGTCAGTGTTGGCAATAAAAGGTGACAAACATACCAGTATCATACCAGATTTGAAACCGTTTACTgagtacttcttcaaaatccAAGCAAGAAATGGTAGAGGTGTTGGTCCATTCTCTACAGTTGTTACTTTTAAAACTGGGCAAA cTGTTGGTATTGCACATTCCTCTAGAGGACAAGCTTCAG ATTCCGATAGCATATTTACTGTTGATGTGCTATTGTACCTGATCATAGTTGGCTGTGCTATTGCTGTAACAACTGGTAGTATTGTCATAGCTTATCTGTGTTGTCAAAGAAAACCACCACCTGCGACATCACCAGATAGAAGTAAGAAGGGATACCAAAAGGGTAATCAGAATATCAAACCTCCTGATCTCTGGATACATCACGACCAAATGGAATTGAAGAATCTCGAAAAAAGCCATTCTAGTAATGATGCAGCAAGTAGTAGTGGAGCCCTTACGTTGCCTAGGAGTGTTGGTGGAAATGATTATGATAACCATGATAATATCCACTCCAGTTCTTTGGATAAGAGAACTTATGTTCCAAGTTATATGG CCATCGCCACCCCGATCAATACAGCAGGTATCAGTCAGTCTAGTACAGATTCTACGCCATCTAGCAAGCCGCCATATACAAGAACACAGTACAGTGCTCCAAGAGCTCATGTTACAGTGGATGCCGGGCATCCTAATACAGCTCTTATAGAGAACCCATATGCTTCTCATCCAAGCAACATCCCGATTGGCTTTGAGGGTATGCCATCCTATATTAG TCAAGCCCCTCCTGTGGCACATGTACCTTCGACAAGTGGGTACGCGCCTGGTATGAGCGTATTGGCTGAATCACAGGGTGGTAAGAGGTTGCAGGGACAGGGGCATCCCCTGAAAAGTTTCACAGTACCTGCTCCTCCGCCAATTTCCGCGCCTGGCACACCCCAAGCAAAACATATTG TTTCTCAACCCCAAGTTACAATCAGACCTAACTGTTCGCCATTCAAGAAACTGCCACCATCTCAGATGGGCAGTTTGACTCCCCCGTCTAGAATCAGTGCCTCCAATCCCCCTCCACACACGACCGACGAGATACAGCGGTTGCAGCCTTCACACTCGACAGAAGAGCTCAATCAAGAGATGGCCAACTTGGAAGGCCTAATGTTAACTTTAAATGCCATAACTGCCAATGAGTTTGAATGCTAG
- the LOC123671610 gene encoding neogenin isoform X1 — translation MRNKDGTEFKEATVKAHVLEFTIEPTDTVVENGQSAVLDCMVKASQHQSTVLIQWLDGDRQKLTFSGDTYRSQLTNGSLYITSVSEELGLTGTYRCMATLPNIGSIVSRNATLSVASLSGFHDGPRDLTVFVGQKAYFACRVQALPQPKIKWLKDERPFHLDDLRMTILPSGALEIDEVVESDQGAYRCNASSLNSYNLSSKAILKVDADIDKATQITAPNFIAKPHREVVIEGQEVSLDCAANGYPKPSIKWLKDGVTIDMNDLDSRYSLVGTTSSLRITNIQESDTGTYQCRAHNKEDSDDASATIDVQVPPRFLVKPDDIIEFEKKDIQLNCSVYGKPTPKIEWLRNGEPLLSSDYYQIVNGHNLKIMGLVLGDSGLIQCTAYNSAGNVQTAANVKVLKAESKKVKHKGAPKKVPALDTGKLLKNQSFTLFSSLKSEKTAKLSDVDFSHLYQRANFKPGPTNDLKNFNPMSAFSSLVSSDANDTDIEYFQANLPTYPKPISGQQQAGKKDGVEIGAPQDVKAPVIKGRFIILSWKPPVGNAEDIEGYSVYYQQEGSERERVQNSSRSKLEEIKIGGLIPGRVYHFRVVPFSSKASGHTSKVLTITTLAEEQVPSPPLFFEAYATGARSIHVSWRPPENPIGTVEKYTVYYMETRSSIEHHIDTNELEWDFNNNLGVYTEYSLWVVAVNQNGPGAATEEKIVRTFGDIPSEPPFNVSIEAASTSLTVLWQPPPLYAQNGIITGYKIKMRKTGSKKAQTTTASANERSYVFTDLDKETGYQIRLWAMNTNGTGPPTDWYTAETNENVLDESKVPDKPGPLTVRPFSDKVFVSWTPPKNQNIKIRNYILGWGKGVPDMLSEELDDKTRSYMIERLEPNSEYVISLRVSNQMGAGIPAYANVRTQDEPPPEPPQPLIPPIGLKAHVLSKDSVVLYWTDTTLGKKQIINDDNRYYVVKYAADKSLKSKFLNVSDLNVMISDLKPNTLYEFSVKLVRGRKESPWSMVVTNSTWDTPPSAAPRDLDVHMTEDTQQVELSWQPPKMSGSRVTGYIIFYTDNVAKSDREWSVLAIKGDKHTSIIPDLKPFTEYFFKIQARNGRGVGPFSTVVTFKTGQTVGIAHSSRGQASDSDSIFTVDVLLYLIIVGCAIAVTTGSIVIAYLCCQRKPPPATSPDRSKKGYQKGNQNIKPPDLWIHHDQMELKNLEKSHSSNDAASSSGALTLPRSVGGNDYDNHDNIHSSSLDKRTYVPSYMDDKKRTPKSKPISFPVDSKPPREPIATPINTAGISQSSTDSTPSSKPPYTRTQYSAPRAHVTVDAGHPNTALIENPYASHPSNIPIGFEGMPSYISQAPPVAHVPSTSGYAPGMSVLAESQGGKRLQGQGHPLKSFTVPAPPPISAPGTPQAKHIVSQPQVTIRPNCSPFKKLPPSQMGSLTPPSRISASNPPPHTTDEIQRLQPSHSTEELNQEMANLEGLMLTLNAITANEFEC, via the exons CTCATGTTCTCGAGTTCACGATAGAACCCACAGACACGGTGGTAGAAAATGGTCAATCTGCCGTTCTGGACTGTATGGTCAAAGCATCGCAACATCAGTCAACTGTCCTTATACAATGGCTAGATGGAGACAGGCAAAAACTAACTTTTTCTGGTGATACTTATAG ATCTCAGCTCACAAATGGATCATTGTACATCACCAGTGTCAGCGAAGAATTGGGATTAACTGGTACCTACAGATGTATGGCGACGTTGCCAAACATAGGTTCCATCGTGAGCCGTAATGCAACTCTCAGTGTAGCCA GTCTCTCCGGTTTCCACGATGGTCCACGAGATTTGACCGTCTTCGTTGGCCAGAAGGCTTATTTTGCTTGTAGAGTCCAGGCTCTGCCTCAGCCCAAGATAAAATGGTTGAAAGACGAGAGGCCGTTCCACTTGGATGACTTGAGGATGACCATCCTGCCTTCTGGTGCGCTAGAAATAGATGAAGTGGTTGAATCGGACCAAGGAGCTTACAG ATGTAACGCTTCAAGCTTAAACTCTTACAATTTAAGTAGCAAAGCTATATTAAAGGTTGACGCGGATATCGACAAAGCCACCCAAATAACAGCTCCGAACTTCATAGCAAAGCCACATAGGGAGGTGGTTATCGAGGGTCAAGAAGTTTCGCTAGATTGTGCAGCTAACGGTTATCCCAAGCCATCTATCAAATGGCTTAAGGATGGAGTAACTATCGACATGAA tgaCTTGGATAGTAGGTACAGTTTGGTTGGTACCACTAGTTCTCTCAGGATTACCAACATACAAGAGTCGGATACTGGGACATATCAATGCCGAGCACACAATAAGGAAGATAGTGACGATGCTTCTGCTACAATTGATGTTCAA gTGCCTCCAAGGTTTTTAGTAAAACCAGACGATATAATAGAATTCGAAAAGAAAGACATTCAGTTGAACTGTAGTGTGTACGGTAAACCTACGCCTAAAATCGAATGGCTCAGGAATGGAGAACCCTTACTTTCTAGCGATTATTATCAAATCGTTAACGG CCATAACCTCAAAATAATGGGGCTAGTATTGGGGGATTCAGGACTGATTCAATGTACGGCCTACAACTCTGCAGGAAATGTTCAGACAGCAGCTAATGTCAAGGTCCTGAAAGCAG AGTCGAAGAAGGTCAAGCACAAGGGCGCGCCCAAAAAGGTGCCAGCCCTCGATACGGGCAAGCTCCTCAAGAACCAGTCGTTCACGTTGTTCTCCAGTCTGAAATCGGAAAAGACAGCGAAACTGTCAGACGTCGACTTCAGCCACCTCTATCAGAGGGCTAACTTCAAGCCGGGTCCGACCAATgacctgaaaaatttcaatccGATGAGCGCCTTCTCCTCATTGGTTAGCAGCGACGCGAACGACACGGACATTGAGTATTTCCAAGCTAACCTTCCCACCTACCCTAAACCCATTTCAGGACAGCAGCAGGCCGGTAAGAAGGATGGAGTTGAGATTGGGGCGCCTCAGGACGTTAAAGCTCCTGTGATCAAGGGTAGGTTCATCATACTAAGCTGGAAGCCGCCGGTGGGCAATGCGGAAGACATCGAGGGTTATTCTGTCTACTACCAACAGGAGGGGAGCGAGAG AGAAAGGGTACAAAACTCAAGCCGTTCAAAGCTGGAAGAAATCAAAATCGGTGGTCTGATCCCAGGAAGAGTGTATCACTTCCGCGTTGTGCCCTTCAGTTCCAAAGCCTCGGGTCACACATCCAAAGTATTGACCATAACCACATTAGCCGAAGAACAAGTTCCAAGTCCACCTCTCTTCTTCGAAGCTTATGCCACAGGTGCCAGATCTATACACGTCAGCTGGAGACCACCAGAGAATCCGATAGGAACGGTAGAAAAATACACAGTATACTATATGGAG ACAAGATCATCTATCGAACACCATATCGATACCAACGAACTGGAATGGGATTTCAATAATAACTTGGGAGTGTATACGGAATACAGCTTATGGGTTGTTGCTGTCAATCAGAATGGACCCGGAGCTGcaactgaagaaaaaattgttagAACTTTTGGAGACATACCTTCAGAACCACCATTTAACGTTTCAATCGAAGCTGCCAGCACT AGTTTAACAGTTCTTTGGCAGCCTCCGCCACTTTATGCACAAAACGGTATAATAACGggttataaaattaaaatgagAAAGACTGGTTCGAAAAAAGCTCAAACTACCACTGCCTCTGCCAATGAAAGAAGTTACGTTTTCACTGATTTAGATAAAGAAACAGGGTATCAGATAAGGTTATGGGCCATGAATACCAATGGTACAGGACCTCCAACGGATTGGTACACTGCTGAAACGAATGAAAATGTCCTTGATGAAAGCAAAGTGCCTGATAAACCTGGCCCCCTTACAG TTCGGCCGTTTTCTGACAAAGTATTTGTAAGTTGGACTCCGCCAAAAAATCAGAacataaaaatcagaaattacATCTTGGGATGGGGTAAAGGAGTCCCAGATATGTTATCCGAAGAACTTGATGATAAAACAAGGAGTTATATGATTGAAAGATTAG aaccaAATTCTGAATATGTGATAAGTTTGAGAGTGAGTAATCAAATGGGAGCTGGAATACCAGCTTATGCTAATGTTAGAACTCAAGATGAGCCTCCACCAGAGCCACCACAACCTCTAATTCCACCTATAGGCCTTAAAGCTCATGTATTGAGTAAAGATTCTGTCGTATTATATTGGACTGATACCACCCTAGGAAAGAAACAG atAATCAATGATGATAATCGTTATTATGTGGTGAAGTATGCTGCTGATAAAAGTTTGAAAagtaaatttttgaatgtgtcCGATTTGAATGTGATGATAAGTGATCTCAAACCGAATACTCTTTATGAATTTTCTGTCAAATTGGTTAGAG GTCGAAAAGAAAGTCCTTGGAGTATGGTGGTAACTAACAGCACTTGGGACACGCCCCCCAGTGCTGCACCTAGAGATCTTGACGTTCACATGACAGAAGATACACAACAAGTGGAGTTGTCATGGCAACCACCTAAAATGTCTGGCTCACGAGTAACAG GTTATATAATATTCTACACTGATAATGTCGCTAAAAGCGATAGGGAGTGGTCAGTGTTGGCAATAAAAGGTGACAAACATACCAGTATCATACCAGATTTGAAACCGTTTACTgagtacttcttcaaaatccAAGCAAGAAATGGTAGAGGTGTTGGTCCATTCTCTACAGTTGTTACTTTTAAAACTGGGCAAA cTGTTGGTATTGCACATTCCTCTAGAGGACAAGCTTCAG ATTCCGATAGCATATTTACTGTTGATGTGCTATTGTACCTGATCATAGTTGGCTGTGCTATTGCTGTAACAACTGGTAGTATTGTCATAGCTTATCTGTGTTGTCAAAGAAAACCACCACCTGCGACATCACCAGATAGAAGTAAGAAGGGATACCAAAAGGGTAATCAGAATATCAAACCTCCTGATCTCTGGATACATCACGACCAAATGGAATTGAAGAATCTCGAAAAAAGCCATTCTAGTAATGATGCAGCAAGTAGTAGTGGAGCCCTTACGTTGCCTAGGAGTGTTGGTGGAAATGATTATGATAACCATGATAATATCCACTCCAGTTCTTTGGATAAGAGAACTTATGTTCCAAGTTATATGG ACGATAAGAAAAGAACACCTAAAAGTAAACCCATCTCGTTTCCAGTAGATTCTAAGCCGCCCAGGGAAC CCATCGCCACCCCGATCAATACAGCAGGTATCAGTCAGTCTAGTACAGATTCTACGCCATCTAGCAAGCCGCCATATACAAGAACACAGTACAGTGCTCCAAGAGCTCATGTTACAGTGGATGCCGGGCATCCTAATACAGCTCTTATAGAGAACCCATATGCTTCTCATCCAAGCAACATCCCGATTGGCTTTGAGGGTATGCCATCCTATATTAG TCAAGCCCCTCCTGTGGCACATGTACCTTCGACAAGTGGGTACGCGCCTGGTATGAGCGTATTGGCTGAATCACAGGGTGGTAAGAGGTTGCAGGGACAGGGGCATCCCCTGAAAAGTTTCACAGTACCTGCTCCTCCGCCAATTTCCGCGCCTGGCACACCCCAAGCAAAACATATTG TTTCTCAACCCCAAGTTACAATCAGACCTAACTGTTCGCCATTCAAGAAACTGCCACCATCTCAGATGGGCAGTTTGACTCCCCCGTCTAGAATCAGTGCCTCCAATCCCCCTCCACACACGACCGACGAGATACAGCGGTTGCAGCCTTCACACTCGACAGAAGAGCTCAATCAAGAGATGGCCAACTTGGAAGGCCTAATGTTAACTTTAAATGCCATAACTGCCAATGAGTTTGAATGCTAG